The following proteins come from a genomic window of Melospiza melodia melodia isolate bMelMel2 unplaced genomic scaffold, bMelMel2.pri scaffold_32, whole genome shotgun sequence:
- the LOC134434098 gene encoding olfactory receptor 14J1-like, protein LHYGTLLGSRACAHMAAAAWASAFLNALLHTSNTFSLPLCHGNALGQFFCEIPQILKLSCSKSYLRELGLIAISACLVFGCFVFIVFSYVQIFRAVLRIPSEQGRHKAFSTCLPHLAVVSLFVSTGIFASLKPPSMSSPSLDVAVSILYSVVPPTVSARSCGLDTFK, encoded by the exons ctgcactatgggaccctcctgggcagcagagcttgtgcccacatggcagcagctgcctgggccagtgcatttctcaatgctctgctgcacacgtccaatacattttccctgcccctgtgccatggcaatgccctgggccagttcttctgtgaaatcccacagatcctcaagctctcctgctcaaaatcttatctcagggaactggggctcatTGCAATTAgcgcctgtttggtatttggttgttttgtgttcattgttttctcctatgtgcagatcttcagggctgtgctgaggatcccctctgagcagggacggcacaaagccttttccacctgcctccctcacctggccgtggtctccctctttgtcagcactggcatttttgcctccctgaagcccccctccatgtcctccccatccctggatgtggcagtgtcaattctgtactcagtggtgcctcca ACTGTGTCAGCGAGGAGCTGTGGTCTTGatacctttaaatga